One genomic segment of Pelagerythrobacter marensis includes these proteins:
- a CDS encoding O-antigen ligase family protein, which translates to MAADGPAPAVQRLANGAQWPALAAAAALMLAAPAFAFAGWFFLADAPVILFYAVPVVAVELAVIILAIVTGFDLRASFAALAPTTRLGAGLWIIAAATASLIIAADPAAAYPLLFSTIVHAVFGLALCSLMTATGGAYRRTVMCAAGAGVLLYAAVFTTIVLVELRNPAFNWIGVGIGITNIRQLGFFGLALSCISLGLSQGLDGKLRAIAGIGAAAGFWLTILSGSRVAFAAAILVAIALCTLVDRQYRLRFAGLALAALAVAMPASYLLVPHEAWGLDRILSRGLIGDDINQYSSGRLAIWRDTLAAIGERPLFGHGEGQFRSQVAAAGGGLNHPHNAVLQFLYQWGIVGTAGLALMLSASAMQLRRLARHAEGTDLAAFGTLAGLVAIAMLEGALYHTYPVMIAVLCLAVLNAGAPRSETRAGETGAGPPQLPTVLVK; encoded by the coding sequence ATGGCAGCAGATGGTCCTGCCCCCGCCGTTCAGCGGCTGGCAAATGGTGCGCAATGGCCGGCCCTTGCGGCGGCCGCTGCGCTGATGCTTGCAGCCCCCGCGTTCGCCTTTGCCGGCTGGTTCTTTCTGGCCGACGCTCCCGTAATCCTGTTCTATGCGGTTCCCGTGGTCGCGGTCGAGCTTGCGGTCATCATCCTGGCAATCGTCACCGGATTCGATCTGCGCGCATCGTTTGCCGCTCTCGCGCCTACAACGCGGCTCGGCGCAGGCCTGTGGATCATCGCCGCGGCCACCGCCAGCCTGATTATCGCAGCCGATCCGGCTGCGGCCTATCCATTGCTGTTTTCGACCATCGTCCATGCAGTGTTCGGACTGGCTCTCTGCTCGCTAATGACAGCGACCGGGGGCGCATACCGGCGCACGGTCATGTGTGCGGCCGGCGCGGGCGTCTTGCTGTACGCCGCGGTTTTCACCACCATCGTTCTGGTCGAGCTGAGAAACCCCGCATTCAACTGGATCGGGGTCGGGATCGGCATTACCAACATCCGCCAGCTCGGCTTCTTCGGGCTTGCGCTCTCGTGCATCTCGCTCGGGCTGTCGCAGGGTCTGGATGGCAAGCTTCGGGCGATCGCAGGGATCGGCGCGGCCGCGGGCTTCTGGCTGACCATTCTCAGCGGTAGCAGGGTGGCATTCGCGGCGGCTATCCTCGTCGCTATCGCCCTCTGCACACTGGTGGACAGGCAATACCGCTTGCGGTTCGCCGGTCTGGCGCTGGCCGCGCTCGCGGTGGCCATGCCGGCATCGTACCTGCTGGTCCCGCACGAGGCATGGGGCCTGGACCGGATCCTGAGCCGCGGCCTCATTGGGGATGATATCAATCAATATTCATCGGGCCGGCTGGCGATCTGGCGCGACACCCTGGCGGCGATCGGCGAGCGGCCGCTGTTCGGCCATGGTGAAGGCCAGTTCCGGTCGCAGGTGGCAGCAGCCGGCGGCGGCCTCAATCATCCACACAATGCCGTTCTTCAGTTCCTCTATCAGTGGGGCATCGTCGGCACCGCTGGACTGGCCCTGATGCTGTCGGCAAGCGCAATGCAGCTCAGACGACTGGCCCGGCATGCCGAGGGCACCGATCTCGCCGCGTTCGGCACGCTGGCCGGCCTGGTGGCGATCGCGATGCTCGAAGGGGCGCTGTATCACACATATCCCGTCATGATCGCGGTTCTCTGCCTCGCCGTGCTGAATGCAGGGGCTCCGCGCAGCGAGACGCGCGCCGGCGAAACCGGAGCCGGTCCGCCGCAATTGCCGACGGTCTTAGTAAAATAA
- the glmS gene encoding glutamine--fructose-6-phosphate transaminase (isomerizing), whose translation MCGIIGIAGNEEVADRLVDGLKRMEYRGYDSAGVCTVRDGALVRRRAEGKLANLVAELAENPASGTMGIAHTRWATHGAPTANNAHPHATGQVALVHNGIIENFRSLREELVARGRTLESETDSEVVAHLVSEEIEGGASPEEAVRTVLPKLRGAFALAIAFRDHPDLLIGARLGSPLVVGYGDGETYLGSDALALAPLTQKIAYLEEGDWAVIRREGAQVYDAQNNPVEREVTNSGATAAAAEKGNYRHFMQKEIFEQPTVVAQTLRSYVHQANNSVALPQMDFDLSAVKRITIVACGTSFYAAMVAKYWFETFARVPVDIDVASEFRYREPVLEEGGLALFISQSGETADTLAALRHCKAAGQTIGVVVNVPTSSMAREADLLLPTHAGPEIGVASTKAFTCQLAVLAALAAHLAVKKGRMSREEEQDVVRHLLEAPAALNAALDHDDDIAAMAHLIAPARDVLYLGRGPDYPLALEGALKLKEISYIHAEGYASGEMKHGPIALIDEAVPVIVLAPSGPLFEKTVSNMQEVRARGGQIVLISDAAGLEEAGEGCLATIEMPKVHPLIAPLVYAVPVQLLAYHTACVKGTDVDQPRNLAKSVTVE comes from the coding sequence ATGTGTGGAATTATCGGCATCGCCGGGAACGAAGAAGTTGCGGACCGGCTGGTCGACGGCCTGAAGCGGATGGAATATCGCGGCTATGACAGTGCCGGGGTGTGCACCGTGCGCGACGGCGCGCTCGTCCGTCGCCGGGCGGAAGGAAAGCTCGCCAATCTCGTTGCCGAACTGGCCGAAAATCCTGCATCCGGGACGATGGGCATCGCTCACACGCGCTGGGCCACGCATGGCGCACCCACGGCGAACAACGCCCACCCGCACGCGACCGGCCAGGTGGCGCTGGTCCACAACGGCATAATCGAGAATTTCCGGTCCCTGCGCGAAGAACTCGTCGCCCGCGGGCGCACGCTGGAAAGCGAAACCGACAGCGAAGTCGTCGCGCATCTCGTTTCGGAAGAGATCGAAGGCGGGGCCTCCCCCGAAGAGGCGGTCAGGACCGTCCTGCCGAAACTTCGCGGCGCCTTCGCGCTTGCCATTGCCTTTCGCGATCATCCCGATCTGCTGATCGGCGCTCGTCTCGGCTCACCCCTGGTCGTGGGATACGGCGACGGTGAGACATACCTGGGCTCCGACGCGCTGGCGCTGGCCCCGCTGACCCAGAAGATCGCCTATCTCGAAGAAGGGGACTGGGCGGTCATCCGGCGTGAAGGCGCGCAGGTTTACGATGCGCAGAACAATCCGGTCGAGCGCGAGGTGACCAATTCCGGGGCCACGGCGGCAGCGGCGGAAAAGGGCAACTATCGCCACTTCATGCAGAAGGAGATCTTCGAGCAGCCGACCGTCGTCGCGCAGACCCTTCGCAGCTATGTTCACCAGGCGAACAATTCGGTCGCCCTGCCGCAGATGGATTTCGACCTGTCGGCGGTGAAACGGATCACCATCGTCGCCTGCGGCACGTCGTTCTATGCGGCGATGGTCGCAAAATACTGGTTCGAAACGTTTGCGCGGGTGCCGGTCGATATCGATGTCGCCAGCGAATTCCGTTACCGTGAACCGGTGCTGGAAGAAGGCGGGCTGGCCCTGTTTATCTCGCAGAGCGGGGAAACGGCCGACACGCTGGCGGCGCTGCGCCATTGCAAGGCGGCGGGGCAGACGATCGGTGTCGTCGTGAATGTGCCGACCAGTTCGATGGCGCGCGAGGCCGACCTGCTTCTGCCGACCCATGCCGGGCCGGAGATCGGGGTGGCGAGCACCAAGGCGTTCACCTGTCAGCTGGCCGTTCTGGCTGCCCTGGCCGCGCATCTTGCGGTGAAGAAGGGACGGATGAGCCGCGAGGAAGAGCAGGACGTGGTGCGCCATCTGCTCGAAGCACCGGCAGCGCTCAACGCCGCGCTCGATCATGACGACGACATTGCCGCAATGGCCCATCTCATCGCACCTGCTCGCGACGTTCTCTATCTCGGCCGGGGGCCGGACTATCCGCTTGCGCTGGAAGGCGCGCTGAAGCTGAAGGAAATCAGCTACATCCATGCCGAAGGCTACGCCTCGGGCGAAATGAAGCATGGCCCGATCGCGCTGATCGACGAAGCGGTCCCGGTGATCGTGCTCGCGCCGTCCGGCCCACTGTTCGAGAAGACCGTTTCGAACATGCAGGAAGTTCGCGCGCGCGGCGGCCAGATCGTCCTGATTTCCGACGCGGCGGGGCTGGAGGAAGCCGGGGAGGGCTGCCTCGCCACGATCGAAATGCCCAAGGTGCATCCCCTGATCGCGCCGCTCGTCTATGCCGTGCCCGTTCAGCTGCTGGCCTATCACACCGCCTGCGTGAAGGGGACCGATGTCGATCAGCCGCGCAATCTGGCCAAATCGGTCACGGTGGAATAG
- a CDS encoding TnsD family Tn7-like transposition protein — translation MRGLAFFPPLLPGELLYSALARHGVLNGLTSPKGLMKELYGRANMIATSDLPNNLSTLLGRLPALQNAARDLMEVHTLYGYYTAFQPLEPRKMALEAMLRGEGSVHFLLGASVFRTGRPVCLQFCPDCAIQQEHDHGFRYWRVNHQLPGVLVCDRHDRRLRRSAVKLQARNRHAYIAASRHVCPDDSEPVTERLRGRSRALATELARKCADLTARERPASSFHELRDGYRERLRDLGLVRGRHKVRQRELHLLFVDHFAELLDRMPGTRPVARCETWLNSIVRSAGGAHSPLHHILLEAFLDAMEELPDKRRAARIDAIRSHADEASEPETSGSDMDWHAIDREYSIALRKRAYRMERLSPPVRVTAASLEKQLNGRDWLAKRIEKLPISALAMSEIVESVDEFRARRMRWHIRNCLDRAEDDPWIVMRGAGLPPRYITRVRKEFVVQARPRPRLARAI, via the coding sequence ATGAGGGGGCTTGCCTTCTTCCCACCCTTATTGCCGGGAGAACTTCTCTACAGCGCCCTTGCCCGTCACGGCGTCCTCAACGGTCTGACGAGTCCGAAGGGACTGATGAAGGAGTTGTATGGCCGGGCGAACATGATTGCGACCAGCGATCTGCCGAACAATCTGTCGACCTTGTTGGGAAGGCTGCCGGCCCTGCAAAACGCAGCGCGCGATCTGATGGAAGTTCACACGCTCTACGGTTACTACACCGCGTTCCAACCGCTGGAACCGCGGAAGATGGCTCTCGAGGCAATGCTTCGGGGCGAAGGAAGTGTTCACTTCCTGCTCGGGGCCTCGGTGTTCCGCACCGGCCGTCCGGTCTGTCTGCAGTTCTGTCCGGATTGCGCCATTCAACAGGAACACGATCACGGGTTTCGCTATTGGCGCGTCAACCATCAGCTGCCAGGAGTGCTCGTGTGCGACCGTCATGATCGTCGGCTTCGGCGCAGCGCGGTCAAGCTGCAGGCTAGGAACCGGCATGCCTACATTGCCGCGTCTCGGCACGTCTGCCCGGACGATAGCGAACCGGTGACGGAGAGATTGCGAGGACGCAGCAGGGCACTCGCGACCGAACTCGCTCGCAAATGTGCTGATCTGACTGCGCGGGAGCGGCCAGCATCCAGCTTCCACGAACTGCGGGATGGATACCGCGAGCGTCTTCGTGACCTTGGCCTGGTTCGGGGACGCCATAAGGTCCGCCAGAGAGAATTGCATTTGCTTTTCGTGGACCATTTCGCTGAACTCTTGGATCGCATGCCTGGCACGAGACCTGTCGCGCGGTGCGAGACATGGCTGAACTCGATCGTGCGATCTGCTGGCGGAGCGCATTCTCCCCTTCATCACATCTTGTTGGAGGCCTTTCTCGACGCAATGGAAGAGCTGCCGGACAAGCGTAGGGCCGCACGGATTGACGCCATTCGGTCGCATGCGGACGAAGCATCAGAACCGGAGACCAGCGGCAGCGATATGGATTGGCATGCCATTGATCGGGAGTATTCGATCGCGCTGCGCAAGCGCGCCTATCGCATGGAACGACTCTCGCCTCCGGTCCGGGTGACCGCCGCGTCGTTGGAGAAGCAACTAAACGGGAGAGACTGGCTGGCGAAGCGGATTGAGAAGCTGCCGATATCCGCGCTTGCCATGAGCGAGATCGTGGAAAGCGTGGACGAGTTTCGTGCACGCCGGATGAGATGGCATATTCGGAACTGTCTCGACCGCGCGGAAGACGATCCTTGGATCGTGATGAGAGGCGCTGGCCTTCCCCCTCGATACATCACGCGCGTCAGGAAAGAGTTCGTTGTCCAAGCTCGACCGCGTCCGCGACTAGCCCGGGCGATCTGA
- a CDS encoding FecR domain-containing protein encodes MRYEVKQGDTLSEVAERYILPRYDWRDLQKLWRVPDTRRLTVNRRHSIPRHWLRWVPEEARVASVRGTVNLAIGGRNLAPRVGMRLREGTSISTGANSFLTLALSDGSRVALPSQSSARLIRLRKYLIDSAIDYQFKLDKGRIDAKVRPLSGGGSNINVETPVSLTAVRGTEFTVSYDMDTQTAGTAVFEGTVAVSQPGDRSEQLVPQRFGVIADTGDSRERVELLPAPSLENPDRLQASEVVSFDVTPVAGATGYYALLATDAGFVDRFAELESATPHFEFTQVPDGTQFIRVLAIGEGGLHGMRQTYSFRRSLETIDANVERSDDGYVFRWLETDDRTRRYRLQLHSDTVDGLPVIDEAGLTDTEISVKELRAGVYFWRVGVYRTDSGDTFVNWTDFEKLTITRSDGR; translated from the coding sequence GTGCGGTACGAGGTAAAGCAGGGCGATACGCTTTCCGAAGTGGCGGAGCGCTACATCCTGCCCAGGTATGACTGGCGGGATTTGCAGAAGCTCTGGCGCGTTCCCGACACACGGCGCCTGACCGTCAATCGCCGGCATTCGATCCCCCGCCACTGGTTGCGCTGGGTCCCTGAAGAGGCCCGGGTTGCAAGCGTGCGCGGGACCGTGAACCTGGCAATCGGCGGCCGAAATCTCGCCCCCAGGGTCGGGATGCGGCTGCGCGAAGGCACCAGCATCTCTACCGGCGCGAACAGTTTTCTGACCCTCGCATTGTCGGACGGGTCGCGCGTCGCCCTGCCGTCTCAGAGCAGCGCGCGGCTGATCCGGTTGCGCAAGTACCTGATCGACAGCGCAATCGACTATCAGTTCAAGCTCGACAAGGGGCGGATAGACGCAAAAGTCCGGCCACTTTCCGGCGGCGGCAGCAATATCAATGTCGAAACACCCGTGTCGCTTACTGCCGTTCGGGGAACCGAATTCACCGTATCCTACGACATGGATACGCAGACGGCGGGTACGGCGGTGTTCGAAGGTACCGTGGCGGTTTCGCAGCCCGGCGACCGGTCGGAACAACTGGTGCCCCAGCGATTCGGCGTCATCGCCGACACCGGCGACAGCCGCGAACGGGTCGAGTTGCTCCCTGCCCCCAGCCTGGAAAATCCCGATCGCCTGCAGGCAAGCGAAGTCGTGTCATTCGACGTAACCCCTGTTGCCGGCGCCACTGGCTACTACGCTCTTCTCGCAACCGACGCAGGGTTCGTCGACAGATTTGCCGAGCTTGAATCGGCCACGCCGCATTTCGAATTCACCCAGGTGCCCGACGGCACCCAGTTCATACGCGTCCTCGCGATTGGCGAAGGCGGGCTCCACGGTATGCGGCAAACCTATTCTTTCAGGCGGAGCCTGGAAACGATCGACGCCAACGTGGAACGGTCGGACGATGGTTACGTGTTCAGGTGGCTGGAAACGGACGACAGAACGCGGCGCTACCGCCTGCAGCTCCATAGCGACACCGTCGACGGGCTCCCGGTGATCGACGAAGCCGGCCTGACCGATACCGAAATATCAGTGAAAGAGCTTCGGGCAGGAGTGTATTTCTGGCGCGTCGGAGTGTATCGGACCGATTCCGGGGATACCTTCGTAAACTGGACGGATTTTGAAAAACTCACGATCACGCGGTCCGACGGTAGATGA
- a CDS encoding CpaF family protein translates to MSAFGRKNGPGGMSPGGRPSFGVARPMKGGEAARSAPDDSQFPPLPGDDAPIPGEPAAPNKADAMTRLADRANAIHEQAEVGGFEASVHKIKEQVLPRLLERVDPEAAATLTKDELSEEFRPIIMEVLAELKVTLNRREQFALEKVLIDELLGFGPLEELLNDPDVSDIMVNGPDQTYIEKKGKLIVAPIKFRDEQHLFQIAQRIVNQVGRRVDQTTPLADARLKDGSRVNVIVPPLSLRGTAISIRKFSEKPITLDMLKDFGSMSEKMATALKIAGACRMNVVISGGTGSGKTTMLNALSKMIDPGERVLTIEDAAELRLQQPHWLPLETRPPNLEGQGAITIGDLVKNALRMRPDRIILGEIRGSECFDLLAAMNTGHDGSMCTLHANSPRECLGRMENMILMGDIKIPKEAISRQIAESVDLIVQVKRLRDGSRRTTNITEVIGMEGDVIVTQELFKFEYLDETEEGKILGEFRSSGLRPYTLEKARQFGFDQAYLEACL, encoded by the coding sequence ATGAGCGCATTCGGCAGGAAGAACGGACCCGGCGGCATGTCCCCCGGCGGCCGCCCGTCGTTCGGCGTTGCCCGTCCTATGAAAGGCGGCGAGGCCGCGCGATCCGCGCCTGACGACAGCCAGTTCCCGCCCCTTCCCGGTGACGATGCCCCCATTCCAGGCGAACCCGCGGCCCCGAACAAGGCCGACGCGATGACCCGCCTTGCGGATCGCGCCAACGCGATCCACGAACAGGCGGAAGTCGGCGGGTTCGAAGCAAGCGTCCACAAGATAAAGGAACAGGTTCTGCCGCGGCTGCTGGAGCGGGTCGATCCCGAGGCCGCCGCGACCCTGACCAAAGACGAACTGAGCGAGGAATTCCGCCCGATCATCATGGAGGTGCTGGCCGAGCTGAAGGTCACCCTCAACCGCCGCGAACAGTTCGCGCTGGAAAAGGTGCTGATCGACGAACTTCTCGGCTTCGGCCCGCTGGAAGAGCTGCTGAACGACCCTGACGTTTCCGATATCATGGTGAACGGGCCCGATCAGACCTATATCGAAAAGAAGGGCAAGCTGATCGTCGCACCGATCAAGTTCCGCGACGAACAGCATCTGTTCCAGATCGCGCAACGGATCGTGAACCAGGTCGGCCGCCGGGTCGACCAGACGACCCCGCTGGCCGACGCGCGCCTGAAAGACGGTTCGCGCGTCAACGTGATCGTCCCGCCGCTCAGCCTGCGCGGCACGGCGATTTCGATCCGTAAGTTCTCCGAAAAGCCGATCACCCTCGACATGCTCAAGGATTTCGGTTCGATGAGCGAGAAGATGGCCACCGCGCTCAAGATCGCAGGGGCCTGCCGGATGAACGTCGTCATTTCGGGCGGCACAGGTTCGGGCAAGACAACCATGCTCAACGCCCTGTCGAAAATGATCGACCCGGGCGAACGTGTGCTGACGATCGAGGACGCGGCCGAACTGCGCCTGCAGCAACCGCACTGGCTGCCGCTGGAAACCCGCCCGCCGAACCTGGAGGGGCAAGGCGCCATCACCATTGGCGATCTGGTCAAGAACGCACTGCGTATGCGCCCGGACCGGATCATCCTGGGCGAAATTCGCGGCTCCGAATGTTTCGACCTGCTCGCTGCGATGAACACGGGCCACGACGGTTCGATGTGTACGCTGCACGCCAACAGCCCGCGCGAATGCCTCGGCCGTATGGAAAACATGATCCTGATGGGCGACATCAAGATCCCGAAAGAAGCCATCAGCCGCCAGATCGCGGAAAGCGTGGACCTGATCGTTCAGGTGAAGCGCCTTCGCGACGGTTCGCGCCGCACGACCAACATCACCGAAGTCATCGGGATGGAAGGCGACGTGATCGTCACGCAGGAACTGTTCAAGTTCGAGTATCTGGACGAAACCGAGGAAGGGAAGATCCTCGGCGAATTCCGCAGTTCGGGCCTGCGCCCCTATACGCTAGAAAAAGCGCGGCAGTTCGGCTTCGATCAGGCCTATCTCGAAGCCTGTCTTTGA
- a CDS encoding response regulator transcription factor, with translation MHIAVVDDDEDLATFVRDSMRDLGHACEVYPNGQKFTSALRRETFDVILLDWHLPDILGFDLLEQLRAGNNASAGIIMLTNRSDKDAIAKALRAGADDYIVKPETAPVIAARVEAVNRRSQQQQQKQQPSRRQVFDRYEFDRLTQSIWMDNECVKVSGKEFALALMLFENINRPLSRGYMLETIWQANPDLPTRTLDVHISRIRIKLKLQPENGLRIAAISGFGYRLERFMRGEEG, from the coding sequence ATGCACATAGCTGTTGTAGACGACGACGAAGATCTCGCCACTTTCGTGCGCGATTCGATGCGCGATCTTGGCCATGCCTGCGAGGTTTACCCCAATGGACAGAAGTTCACCTCTGCCCTGCGCCGGGAAACGTTCGATGTCATCCTGCTGGACTGGCATTTGCCGGACATTCTGGGATTCGACCTGCTGGAACAGCTTCGCGCCGGGAACAACGCCTCGGCCGGCATCATCATGCTGACCAATCGTTCGGACAAGGACGCGATCGCAAAGGCTCTGCGGGCGGGCGCTGACGACTATATCGTCAAACCCGAAACCGCGCCCGTGATCGCGGCCCGCGTCGAGGCGGTGAACCGTCGATCGCAGCAACAGCAACAAAAACAGCAACCTTCGCGCCGCCAGGTGTTCGACCGATACGAATTCGACCGGCTTACCCAGTCGATCTGGATGGACAACGAATGCGTGAAAGTAAGCGGCAAGGAGTTTGCCCTGGCGCTCATGCTGTTCGAAAACATCAATCGCCCGCTGTCGCGCGGCTATATGCTCGAAACGATCTGGCAGGCGAATCCCGACCTTCCGACGAGAACCCTGGATGTGCATATTTCCCGGATACGCATAAAGCTCAAGCTGCAGCCTGAGAACGGGCTGCGGATTGCCGCAATATCCGGATTCGGCTATCGCCTGGAACGTTTCATGCGAGGAGAAGAAGGCTGA
- a CDS encoding mechanosensitive ion channel, whose protein sequence is MTVLHEWGDRIDWGYIQGWGMKIGASLLILIATHFLAKIAQWGVTKAVDRIPFFNRDGGNAGENLGQQTGSLVYWLVWLVGLVAALRPLGLDQVAEPINQLTSNAFAFIPNLLGAGLILLFGLLLASVAKKAVETALSLVNLDGLLKRIQPEQAGFGGASIVKGAGVAVYVLIVIPVVTAALETLNLNSLSKPLTAILENVALFFPKLAAAALVFVIGYLIARHVGAWVSRLLDAMGLDGTMESSGLLPRGVVASKVGGTIAYIATFLATAIAAVDILQIPSLERMLEQLLALGGHVLFGTVIIVAGVLLARFLRGVVSRSGSDGLAPAIVHYAVIALATAMGLRFMGLANEIVNLAFGLILGSAAVACAIAFGWGGRETAHRLLERWTSRSDDT, encoded by the coding sequence ATGACCGTGCTGCACGAATGGGGCGACAGGATCGATTGGGGGTATATCCAGGGATGGGGGATGAAGATCGGCGCGTCGCTGCTGATCCTGATTGCCACGCATTTCCTTGCCAAGATCGCCCAGTGGGGTGTGACGAAAGCAGTCGACCGTATCCCGTTCTTCAACCGTGACGGGGGCAATGCCGGCGAAAACCTCGGCCAGCAGACGGGTTCTCTGGTGTACTGGCTGGTGTGGCTGGTCGGCCTTGTCGCGGCTCTCAGGCCACTCGGTCTCGATCAGGTTGCGGAACCGATCAATCAGCTCACATCGAACGCATTTGCCTTCATTCCCAACCTTCTGGGGGCGGGGCTGATCCTGCTCTTCGGTCTTCTGCTTGCATCGGTGGCGAAGAAGGCGGTCGAAACCGCCCTCAGCCTGGTGAACCTCGACGGCCTTCTTAAGCGCATCCAGCCTGAACAGGCCGGCTTTGGCGGCGCGAGCATAGTCAAGGGTGCAGGCGTGGCGGTGTACGTTCTGATCGTCATCCCCGTGGTGACGGCAGCGCTCGAAACGCTGAATCTCAATTCGCTGTCCAAACCGCTGACTGCGATCCTGGAGAATGTCGCGCTCTTCTTCCCGAAACTGGCCGCCGCGGCCCTGGTTTTCGTCATCGGTTATCTGATCGCCCGCCATGTCGGTGCCTGGGTCAGCCGCCTGCTCGATGCGATGGGGCTGGACGGGACGATGGAATCGTCGGGTCTTCTGCCGCGCGGCGTCGTGGCCTCGAAAGTCGGCGGGACGATTGCCTATATCGCCACCTTCCTCGCCACGGCCATTGCGGCGGTCGACATCCTTCAGATCCCGTCGCTCGAACGGATGCTGGAACAGTTGCTCGCGCTCGGCGGTCACGTTCTCTTCGGCACGGTCATTATCGTCGCCGGCGTGCTGCTCGCCCGCTTCCTGCGGGGGGTCGTGAGCCGTTCGGGGAGCGACGGCCTGGCGCCTGCGATCGTGCACTACGCGGTCATTGCGCTCGCCACGGCCATGGGCCTGCGGTTCATGGGCCTGGCGAACGAGATCGTGAACCTCGCGTTCGGTCTCATCCTGGGTTCGGCAGCGGTGGCATGTGCGATCGCATTCGGCTGGGGCGGGCGTGAGACGGCCCACAGATTGCTGGAGCGCTGGACTTCGCGCTCCGACGACACCTGA